Within Lolium rigidum isolate FL_2022 chromosome 5, APGP_CSIRO_Lrig_0.1, whole genome shotgun sequence, the genomic segment gaggagtcccaagtggactccccaccatggtggccggccaccccaccaaggaaaggggggagtcccactcccctaggtttggacacttggaaggtttttgttggggtcttattcggactctttgacctaaaccttggggcctccacctatataaagagggggagagaggggctggccggccactcaagccaccaccatggccgcacccctcaagggtgccctagccggcgccctctccccaaaccctagcggtctctctcctccaccatatcccgcacgcttaagtgaagctccgccggatttctccaccaccaccgacaccacgccgtcgtgccgtggattcaagaggagctactacttccgctgcccgccggaacggggaggtggacgtcgtcttcatcaacaaccgaacgtgtgaccgagtacggaggtgctcgcccgttcgtggcgccggaaccgatcgtgatcaagatcttctacgcgcttttgcaagcggcaagtgaacgtctaccgcagcaacaagagcctcatcttgtaggctttggaatctcttcaagggtgagactcgataccccctcgttgctaccgtcttctagattgcatcttggcttggattgcgtgttcgcggtaggaaattttttgttttctatgcaacgttatcctacaacaaGGAGGACGAGGTGACGCTGAGATGATAACTTGGGTGTGTCGAGGTGACTGTAAGGGCTTGATTGGTTGCTCGCATGGGAATTTTCCCGTATATCTTTTTGGCCCGCTGGATGTCATATGAGGTGAAACGAAGGCTGGGCCTGATTGTGCACTATGTTTGGATGGTAACAAAAATTTATTGTGCAGTTTCGACCCAGTGATTGATTGGCAACAATGTGCGCTGTGTTGGCTGACGAGGGAAGAAGTGGATGACGAGGGAAGAAGATGTTATTACCTCCCCCTTCATAAGGATGCTCTTACCCCTACCTAGCCATTACGAAGATAGTAGGAAGCACTAAAGATAACACACATGATTAGCTAAATGCACAACCTAATCACCATAGCCAGGGCTTAGAAAGACGCTCTGAGCAAAAGCAAGGAAGTTCCAGGGTGCTATAAGCCCGTGGAACCCCTTGATCAAAAGGAAGGAAGTTCCAGGGCAATTTAATCCCTAAAACTCCTTGATCAAACACTAGACAATGTCTTGTACCCATAAGTTCTGAAGCACCACTACAACTAAAGATAGACGGAATAAACAGACAGCTAATAGGAGGGCCGCCGCCTAGCCGTGATCGGGGCAAGTGTAGAGCCTAGCGGTACATCAGTCCGCCTTGTAGATGATCATCTTCAAGGCGAAGGCCTGCATCTTGATCTCCACGTCGTCGTCGTAGTGGAGATCGCACTTATAGAGCACATGTGCCCAGTTTCGGCCGAAGACGACCTGCCCACCACGGTAGGTGACCTGCACCCACTCGTCGCAGAACCGGTAGGCAGGGAAGGCCACACTGCGAGGCAGTGGGATCTTGATCAACTCGCGGAACGCGCCCTGGAACCATGGCGGGACGATGAGCATGTGGAGGTCGTCCGTGTTGAGCTGGACTTAGAACCTCCGGGGGATGAGGGCCCTGGCGATGTGTCCTAGCTTAGGCTGACAACCAACGGTGTGAGGTGGCATGAGCACCGCCTCCACCCTCCCTGGCACCATCGGCTTCAGAGCGTTCATCCACCGATTGATCGAGGACGATGTTGTCCTGGTAGCCTGGTGGAGGAAACTACCCTTTGCCGACCATGTCGCACTCAAGCTTCACGACCTAGGCAGGTAAGAAACTTTGTGTAAGTGCCATGATCAACATGTATGCCACTGCCAATCTGTTGATCACCTTCCTGGCCATGAGCAAGAACATGATCAACACTATGCAACTATGTCATTGTGTTGATCACCATCCAAAGCCTGAGCAAGAGAATGATCAAAACTATGGCATTGCCATTCTGTTCACCACCATCCAGAGCATGATCAACACTATGGCACTTCCATTGTGTTCATCAGCATCCCGACCATGCCCAAGAGCACAGACAAAACTATGGCACTTCCATTGTATTGTTCACCTTCCAGATCATGCCCATGAGCATGATCAACACTACGACAGTGCCATGCTCAATCTTGCCACATCATCAGACAAATGCACAAGAGCATGATCAACATCTATGCaactatgtaagttttgtctaatTTCCCAATTTAGAGTGTGCAGTCGTTTCACAACGACACAAAAGCACTTCCCAAATTGGGAACATTTACATTGTGCATGCAACACCTCGAGAAGAAACCctaatacacatgcattttagccCTAACATCGTACGGCCATTCGCCGGACATAGCACAATCATCAGATGGCACCAAAATCGACCAAACCCTAACATGCCTCCTAAATCTGCGATATTGTGCGCGTACCTTGGAGAAATTGGGCGTCCCTAATGGGAGGAATGCTCCTAGACCGAGATCAACCTGCTGGAGCCCGGGAAGAAGAGGATGCCCTGGTCGAGGCGGTCGCCGGAGGGGTCGAAAAAGCCCTACCAAATTGGCGAGCTAGGACCTGCGTAGGCAGGTGCCTTGCCAGCCGCAATGCTCTGGGCACCCGACATCACCGTCGGTGACGATCCGCCGGTCAGATCCGTGATCTCCGAGGTGGCCGCCGTGGTCGCCGCCCTCATCGCGGGCAGCCTCAAACAtaccgaggacgaccgcttcagaGCGGCCTCGAGATTGACTCCGCCGACCATGAGCAGGTCCAGTTGGCGTGCCGCCCACACCTCTTGGGCGAACATCTTCCGCTTCGAGGGGTCACCGCCgggcggagggggaggaggagtggCATCCATGAAGATTCTGAGGGAGGTGAGTGTGCCGGTTGAGCGGTGAGGGGAGTGGGGTGCAGACTAATTTGGGTTTCGCCTCGTCTCCCGCACTTCCCACCGTGTGCGAAACAGTAGCGACGCGGCGCTCGCCTGGgtcgccccccccccctccctaaAACGGTTGGCCATTCCTCTCGGACCAACTTTTGGCCTGATTTAAACATGGAGCTGTACAAGCTTTCGGTGTGAGCTGGACTACCAAGCGGACGTTTTTTTGTTTGGCCCAGTGGATAGGAGAAAACGCTTTGTGCGCAACCAATCAggccctaatttttttttgttagggTACATTTTTGTCACAATTCAAACTTACCCTGGACATAACATGTTTATtggagtaaaaaaaaaaatcatattttagtGTGCGAATTTTGAAAACTAGGAAATTCGACGTCTAGTTGCAAACAGCCCCCTCCCTTCACCCAAGCAGCCAAGCTCTCCGCCGACTCGAAGGCTCGAACCTCTGGTGGCCGTGGCTCAGacccctcttcctcgtcgtcggcgtGGAGCGGAGGCCCAATTCCTCCAGCCGGATTGCGATTCTTCCGTGGGTAAGCCCTACCACTTTACTTTCGATTCATCCCTCTTTCTCCCCTCTCCCGCGACCAATCCAATCAAAACCCTGATTTCCCCCTGATATTTCGTGCAGGAatccggcgggggcggcggcggcggcggcgatggacaTCTACAACGTAGAGGCCGCGGAGatcctcgccaacgaggcacttgtAAGCCGAACCACCACCCACTCACTTCTCTATCGCGCGTGCCCTTTCCCCCCTTCTGACCTGGATGACCTATGCTGCCGAGTTCCCTGAGCTAATCCTGCCCTGCCCTTCCCTTCCTTCAGCAGCTCCCCATCGCCGAGGCCGCCCCCATCTACGAGAAGCTGCTCGCCACCTTCCCCACCGCGGTGAGTCCACTTGAATTTCCCACCAGATGTTTACTTGTTCGTGCTGCTGCTCTATCTTTACCCCTTTGCCAATCCTCTGGAGCTGAGACTTGAATTCGCGTACAGGTGAAGTACTGGAAGCAGTACGTTGAAGCATACATTGCCGCGAACGACGAGGAAACCGCCAAGCAGATATTCAGCAGATGCTTGCTCACCTGCCCTCACATTAATCTCTGGTGAGGGGATTCCACATTTTATAATGATGATATATATGTCCACATGCCCTAGTTCGCTTTCTTTCGTTAGGCGAGAAATTCCTTCACTGTCGCTCCAACATGGTCTTCCCTTAATGTCGCGCGCGGGGTGTCACTTTTCTTTCATTTCACCTTCATTGTTTTGTGAATCCATAAACGATGATTGTGCACCTCGTATTGCTCTTAGTTATGACTGACATACTCTTCCCAAAATAAGTTTTCCAGTTTGCCAGCAACTCCAATATTGGCATTAGCTTATAGGGATGTGTGTAACTTGCAGGCGTTGTTACATCAACTTTATTAAAAGAGTAAACAGTAAAAGGGGCTCCGAGGGTCTGGAGGAGACAAAAAAGGCTTTTGACTTCATGCTGAACTATGTTGGTAAGTATCAAGAACTTCTAGTAAACGCCGGTTCCTTGTATTATGCCACTTTTGCAGTGGATTTTTTTACTAAGAAGCTTAATTCTGCCAGGCAATGATGTTGCATCTGGCCCTGTTTGGATGGAGTACATTGCATTCTTGAAATCAATGCcggtttgtatttcttcattttcCTGTTCAAGCATTGTGTTCATGTAACCGTGTTTGAATTATTTGCGGTTCCTTGTTTGAAACTATTCAGGTTGTGACGCCCCAGGATGAGTCACGCCGCATGACTACTATAAGGAAAGTATACCAGAAGGCAATTTTGGTCCCAACTAGTCATGTCGAGCAGCTGTGGAAGGATTATGACAACTTTGAAAATTCCGTTAGTCGCACCTTGGTAATTGCGTTTACATTTGGATCATTCGgtcatttttataagcagttagcATATAAACTTCAAACATTCAAACCCTAGTGTGAAGCTTCAGTTTCAGTACATTGATGTGTCAGTAGTGTTTACTGAACTCCACATACTttgctattttattttattaaatCTCAAGACAATGCAAACCCTGTCTTGTGTGTATTTCATATAGACTCATCGTAATATATCCATTTTCCAGGCAAAAGGCTTGCTATCTGAATATCAACCAAAGTTTAACAGTGCTAGGGCGGTATATAGAGAACGGAAGAAGTACATTGACGATATCGATTGGAGCATGCTGGCCATCCCCTCTACAGGCTCCTACAAGGTAAACGGTTGATCAGGCCCTAACGCCGATTTACATTAGGTGTGGCAGTCTACAATACTGACTTTTACAAAATGGTTATGTTTTGTTGATAATTATTTCTATTTCTCAGTTACAAAAATTCATGATTATAGTTGTCGTACAAGTTGTCTTATCCATTTTCTTATTGTCACTGTTGATTCTTGTAGGGAAAACAGTAGGGTAAAACAAAACCGTGTCTTTTGATTGCAAACTTAGCAATTGGGTGTTCTAGAAAAGCTGGATGACAAGATTTATCTATCTCATTGTCGAACTGACCTACCTCTACCTGAAGTTTCAACATCCTTACCCCCCCACTCCAGTGTACAAATTTAAACGTTACCTTTTGTATGAATATGGTAGTAAATTTGTAAAAAAGTACAGTAAAAGTATGTTCAATCGCAAACCTTGTGATACTGTCTGCACCTTCATATTTTAGTTGCCAAAGATAGAGAAGTTTGACTGCACCCTTTCGAAAATATCATCGATTTTTGAACGAGGTAGTTTTCTAAAAGATATCTTCTTAGTTTGAATAAACAACTCACTGTATCAATTTGAAGTGAACACAATTGAAATGCTTTGAGACTTAAAACTAATGTTTTCTCTTTCCATACTCGGCTTTATTCTATCATCTTGTTTAGTTTATTGGTCATGCCCACTGAATAGGTATTTGAAAAGTACATTTATTTTGTTATGTATTCTGGTAGAGTGGTAGATGCATGACCAGTATTTAACTGGCAGGTAACTTGCTAATCTATTTGACAGGAAGAGCAACAGTGTATGGCATGGAAAAGACTTCTGACATTTGAGAAGTGAGTAAACATCTGTGTCAAATATGCAAGTGTAATCATGATTCAAAATTTCAGCAGAAGATTTTTGTTTGTTCTAATTCTTTAAGGGACATTTTATTTCTTTGTTGTAGAATGTAGATTTAGAGCAGGTAatctttgtttttcatttttttcctcTGCCCTAGAAGACTATATTTTGCTTATCATCTCCCTAATTTATCTGCATCCTCTCCTTGAGCTCTTTATTTCCTGGATTAGATCCTATGGGGGCAAGTTATTGAGTATGCCATGTTTCTTAATTCTAACTTGATATATCAGTTTGTCACCTTCTACCACTCAGTTCTCTCTGAGGTTACTCCCCACATTTCTGCTAACACAAGTATTTTGTTTACTGTAGGGGGAACCCTCAAAGAATCGATGCTGCAGCTGCTAATAGGCGTATTACATTTACTTATGAGCAAGTAAGCCAACATCTGTCTGTACACTTGGATTCACTCTGAAATAGTGATGATTGGCATAGTATTCCAGTTAGGCATTCTGATACATTGTGGTCAACTGATCACATGGAGGCATGTCTAAACGTGCCAtgtatagtttttttttcttttgtggttGAAGTTTTTTGAGCTTTCTTGCCCAAGATATTGAAAATAATAGTTCACATACATACGAAGGTGCAATGCTCAACCACTCCATGACCATAACCATATCAATTTGATTGCGATAATCAGAATGTTGCTTATGGATATCAGCTCGATATGGTTATGGTCGTGGAGATTTATATCGTGGTTGAGCATTGCGGCTTCATATGCATGTGAAATATTCTTTGTTTGTCACAAATATCCTTATGAACAGAGGGGCATCAAGATTAATTTCCCTGTGTAGTGTACATTGGTCGCATTCAAAGTGAATGACTGTCTTTGGGTGTTACAATGGGGACATACTAACCAAGTGTACGACTTGTTCTTACTTTCAGTGCCTAATGTATCTTTACCATCATCCCGATGTATGGTATGATTATGCTACGTGGCATGCAAAGAACGGTTCTACGGATTCTGCAATCAAAATATTTCAGCGCGCTGTAAAAGCACTCCCTGGTAATTGAATATCCTGCGAAATTCTCTTGATCAATTCAGTTGTGATGTCCACTTCTGTAGTCAGTGCATCCTCCTGGAAGCTAGTGTCGATCTGATTTACTGAGAGATTGTGAGCATGCTATCAGGATTGTGGAAAGATCCGCAGGAAAACAAACTTATGGAATTACGATTTCACTCTTGTTCGATCTCTTGATTTGTTTAtatatatttttcgataaagggtgttttattacttaaaaggttCGATAAAGGATTCGCTTATATCTAACAACCTTAGCTCTGTTTGGATGAGCCAGGGTTCGATGAGCATTAAACTTTACTACTAATTTGAACTGGATCAGGCCCAATCCCAGTTCACCTAAAGAATGTTGACTGACTGGAATTAAATAACTGATTGGTAATTGGTATGTACTCTGGGGCGGCAGTCCCTAGGATGATATAAAGGAAAGTTAAGTACAACTTCCAGGAAGGCTGAACACATTTCTAAGGAGAATATCAAGTTATAATCCCCAGGACCAACTATGTGAATATGTGATGAGAGCTGATATGTCAGAATTCGTCACTGTTCAGTTCACATCTTAGATCAAGACATATACCCTCGTATTATATATGTAATTATATACATTcgatcatatgcatgcgtgaaagACAGATACTTGTATCTTGGTCTATGCGATCCTTTTAATGATCTGCGTGAATGTATTCATGCGTGCACACAGTGTTGATATCCAGTTCGGTAGTCAATGATTGTTAGTGTGAGGCTTATTTATTTCCTGATGTGTTGTTAAATTGGATTGGTAGCTGCTGCTCCTAGTTCCTGTTTATCTCTTGTACTGGTATAACCAGCAACTCTTAACTTTGTCAATAGATCAGCAAGATTTTGTCTGATTCGGATTGGTAGCAGCTCGTCATAGTTACTTATGTGTATTCTGTGACTGACGTAACTACTAAATTCCAACTTCATGTGATAGGCTATAATAATTTGAATGTTAGGTAAAATGAACATTAATTCATCATCCAGACACACACCATGAATGACATCGTATCCACAGTATTGTACAACTGATTCTGTGTTTTTTTTgctaattattttgttatcataacAATTCTCCAGTTTAAATGCCAGTCATGTTTGCACTGAGTTGTGAGTACTAGAGTACAACGCTAGTTACTTTAGATGGCTGTTTTAACTGAAATGTACTGTAGCATTTATTCATTTCCGGACCTGATTATTTTGCCTATTACTTTTTGTAGGTTCTGAAGTACTAAAATATGCCTTTGCTGAACTGGAAGAGTCTATTGGGGCAATTCAGGTTCATTTGCTTGATTTTTTCTCTACAATGTGTATCTGAGCACTTGCATACTTTTACAGGTACTCTTAAGATGATCATTAATTTTCTGACATGGCATGCGTTGCAGCCTGCTAAGACGATATATGAGTCTCTTGTAGCTGAAAATGCAAGCATGACATCACTTGCACATATTCAGGTTTGTTACCATTACTATTTTACATGTACTCATGATTATGGCTACAGTGTCTGGTATCTTTAGTGTTCTGTTATTTGTATTGCAGTTTATTCGGTTTCTAAGGAGAACTGAAGGCATTGAAGCGGCTCGCAAGTACTTTTTGGAAGCTCGGAAGTTGCCAAGCTGCACCTATCATGTGTATGTTGCTTATGCTACAATGTCATTTTGCCTCGACAAAGATGCGAAGGTTGTTAACTTGATGACATATGTGCATACACTTTTTCCTTTACCAAGCACTGTTAGTTTAAACCTTTGGAACTTTGTGCCAGGTAACTTGTCATCCTAACTGGTACAATGCAGTTACATCCATTCTTTCATGGTACTTAGGGGAACGTCCTTTTGTATTCTGTCCATCTCAGTTAGTTTTCCAGCTCATGCAGAGAGGATCAAGTAGGCATGGCATACCCTTCTTTTTGTGCTATGAAGTACCTTACCAACCATCGAAAAGGGTTTGGTAAAGATTATCAGAGGGTTGAGGTGGACACTTAGACCTGCTTAGAATGGTGGTCTTTGATGCCGGCACCCTAGTTTTTGCTGGAATTTCCCTCAGTTAGTATGTATCCCTGCCTGCAAATAGCATGGGGTATAAGTTGGccacagtggcggagccaggaacgAAGCAAGACGGGTGCTAACTTATGTGTCATGCAAAAAATATTTTATTGCATGTAAAAGTCGTAGTAAACATACATTACCATGACACTAACACACATACTCTAATAAAATAACAATTGAAAATCTTTGAAAAATTCCAGATACAAAATAgatggattttttttgaaaattgggGAATGAGCGCATTGGAGGAAGCGGATCGCCGGAGAGGACACAGAACAGAGCGGCAGACCTGCGCTCTAGGGGGAATTGATGTCGCAGCACTTGACATTTTCAGAGGAGACAAAGAAGAGCAAGAGAGGTGGAAGGGATGTTGTGACCTAGGAGTCTAGGACATCAGCTATCGCTGACAATCGAATGTGTGTTGCATGGGAGAAACGGAGACTCTTGAGACCACCCACCAAGCAAACTCCTCCAGTGGGCCATGTGCTGCAGTAGGCCAACTGATTCTCATAGACTTTCTATTAGCTGGACCTTTGTACTCAGTGTACGCTTTTATAAACTTTGCTGGAACGGTGTTACTGCCCGGGTAGCACCGGCTACAGCTCCGCCCCTGGTTGGCCATAAAGGTGCAATTCGTAACTTGCATACTTCAAACTGCCAGTTGCCATCATAGTAATGAAAACTTAATTGCTGAATAATAAGGTCTAATATATTAATTTACGCTGCAGTTTTTCACTTGTATTAATGTCGCTTCTTCCAGTTTGCAGTTACTCACTTATCGTGTACGTGTAGTATCTGCTAAATAGCATTCCCATGTAGGTGGCTCAAAATGTTTTTGAAGCTGGTTTAAAGAAATTTATGCAAGAGCCAGGATACGTCCTTGAGTAAGTATCCATTCAGCTTAACAAAAACTTAAATTAATTGTATTTTGGTTCACGAGCATGAACCAAATGTCTGCCGACTAGTTATTTTATGCTACTTATTTTGTTTTCATCTATTGGCAGTTGAAAAGGGTTCATTTCAGTCACGTTAAATACAAGTCAAATTGTTTAATTATTGAGACTCTTGCTATGATTCAGATATGCCGACTTCCTGTGTCGCTTAAACGATGATAGAAATGTACGTGCTTTGTTTGAGCGAGCTCTGAGCTTACTTCCTCCTGAGGAATCCGTAGAGGTAAATATTTTGTTCTATTTGATCGCAAGTTACTCAGTATTTCTATATTATGAGAAGGTGATGCGCACTTTTCAGAAAATATCTTAATTGGCATTAGTGTCCCAGGCTCCCAGCAGCAGCAATAGCAATAATATAGAGCATTTCCACCTTTTTTGTGGTGCACTGCATAGCCTCGGGAGCTCATGTTGTTGGATATTTGTTATAGAGGTGCAACATGcaaatagatatagatatagattcaTATGTTTGTCTATTAGTTGTCTGAATATGTTGTTATTCTCCTGTAGGTATGGAAACGGTTCGCTCAATTTGAGCAGACTTACGGGGATTTGTCAAGCATGTTAAAGGTACGAAAATTTAAGCAAAGTGCACATGGATGTTATCATTGCATTAGTTTGAATTGGAGTGCATTTTATCTTTAGATGGTTTATATTTAAGTAAATCTAATTTGTTAGGTTGTTAATTGCAAGTTGCAAATAAGAGTTTCTTATGTTTGCATTTAACCGTTAATGACTTAAGTCCTAGTGAGGGTTCCCTCCCTTTCAAATCTGCTGTCCATGCTCTCCTTGGCACCAGTAGTAGATGATACCTATTGCAATTACATTCTTTGAGGTCTTACAACTGACCTGCTCAATACTTTGGTTTGGAATTGCCACCTACTGAACCTTACAGCACTTGTTCTGCAAAACTTTCGTCTAAAGGAATAAGGCAATATTATAATATGCATGTACAGCAATTAAGGTTCCTGCCAGGTTTGGTAGAGAGCAGTAGACCATGCTATGGTTCTGTCAATTTTGGAAACAAAAGCAAACTTTGCAAAAGCTCGAAACCAAAGGAGGGTCTGTTTATTTTTGTATTTGCAGTTCTGTACTATCATCTTTTGCTCTTGTTCCTTACCTGGCCAATTCACTGTATGGTCAGTTGCTGCAGATGAACGCATGTATAATAGCCGTTTTCATTTCCTTTTTTATGTTTCTGAGTTTTTTTCTTGGGAAAAAACTGCagcttttttatggatttttattTATATAAAATTTGTTTTCTCAGGTGGAACAAAGAAGGAAGGAGGCTTTATCTAAGACATCAGAAGATGCCTTATCGTCGTTAGAGAACACACTATATGACATTGTTTCTCGATATAATTATATGGATCTTTGGCCATGCTCATCAAAAGAATTGGATTATCTGTCAAGACAGGAGGTATATTGACCATTCTATATCAAAAAAATTGCCTTAGCCATGTATTTCTAAGCCTAACATGCCTTCTTGATTCCCTGATCGCTGAATGACTCCTTATTGAATGAACTATGAACTTTATAAAAATCATTGAATCTGCGTAAAAGATACATTTGTGTTTTTGACACATGGCATTGATTTGCAACTTCACAGCAACAATTGCAGGACATGCTTTTCAAGCATGCCCATAAATAATAAGCTGGATGACATCATTTAGTACTGATATTATACCTAAATTGGATGTACCCCTCAAGTTCTCTTCTAATTTGGCCAAAGAATGCAATTGCGCCATTGCTTTATGTTTCTGATGCGGGCTATATTTTTATGGAACTTCAGAGTCCATGTTTGGTTTCCATTGACAAATCTTGCGTGTAATGCTTTCTTCGTGTTGATATCGCAGTGGCTTGCAAAGAACATGTCTAAGAAGAGTGACAAGTCAGTTATGCTAACTAGTGTTGTTGGCCCTACCTTAGGTAATCTGCTATCTGTTAATTGTTTTTGGCAACAATAGTAAAGTGGTTGCTGACTATACCTACATTTTTGGCTCAGATAAAGGCAATGTTGGGGTTGGTGCGAATGCAAAGTTATTACCCTTGTCTGCAAGAGTTGTTCGTCCCGAGACTTCTCGAATGATTATTTATGATCCTAGACAGATAAAAGGTATGAATGGCTgcataattattattttttatagAAAATGGGATGCATAGTTATTTGATGAGAAAGAACCGGATGCATGGATATTCCAGTTGTAACTGCATCAACTGTTCAGTTGCATTTGCCTATCTCACTCATGAGGCAGTGTTGTTAATTTATCAGGTCCAGTGATTACAGCCACATCCAGTGGGTACACAAAGGAGGTTGACGATATATTCAAAATGCTTTCTCCACCAATAATGTCCTTCATCACGAATTTGCCTGCTATTGAAGGTACGGTTGCATGACTGCATGAGTACTCATTGTCATCTCTTGCATAGCCACTAAGAACGATGTAAACGGAAAC encodes:
- the LOC124653005 gene encoding cleavage stimulation factor subunit 77-like: MDIYNVEAAEILANEALQLPIAEAAPIYEKLLATFPTAVKYWKQYVEAYIAANDEETAKQIFSRCLLTCPHINLWRCYINFIKRVNSKRGSEGLEETKKAFDFMLNYVGNDVASGPVWMEYIAFLKSMPVVTPQDESRRMTTIRKVYQKAILVPTSHVEQLWKDYDNFENSVSRTLAKGLLSEYQPKFNSARAVYRERKKYIDDIDWSMLAIPSTGSYKEEQQCMAWKRLLTFEKGNPQRIDAAAANRRITFTYEQCLMYLYHHPDVWYDYATWHAKNGSTDSAIKIFQRAVKALPGSEVLKYAFAELEESIGAIQPAKTIYESLVAENASMTSLAHIQFIRFLRRTEGIEAARKYFLEARKLPSCTYHVYVAYATMSFCLDKDAKVAQNVFEAGLKKFMQEPGYVLEYADFLCRLNDDRNVRALFERALSLLPPEESVEVWKRFAQFEQTYGDLSSMLKVEQRRKEALSKTSEDALSSLENTLYDIVSRYNYMDLWPCSSKELDYLSRQEWLAKNMSKKSDKSVMLTSVVGPTLDKGNVGVGANAKLLPLSARVVRPETSRMIIYDPRQIKGPVITATSSGYTKEVDDIFKMLSPPIMSFITNLPAIEGPSPDIDIVLGVLLQSTLPAGLDVGKPSGPVPGATTTDLSGPRNQNGSVHRPPRDGQPTKRKAIERQEEEDAAAAAQNRAMPRDIFRLRQIQRSRGVAPAQSGSAAMSSGSMFSGEQSANSSS